The DNA region ACGTAACACGTTATTCCCAGTTGTCACGTGCACATAGAAGCTATAACAAGTGGGACGGCAGGATCGATCAGTGGATCCAAGTGACCAACTCCCCCAAGCCTCCGCCCCGACGGTAGTACTCTCTTCTTTATCTACGTACTTTTCTTCCCACCAAAGTTTTCCTTGTCTCTATACTTTCCCACTTCCTTAAATACCGTAAAAACACCTCCCCACCTCTCCAATTCTCTCGTTGTCTCCTTAACGCCAATAGAAGAGCTCCCTCATACATCGTATTAATTTCCACTTCCCGAAGGCTCGATCATAATCAAGGATGTCCGACTGGGGTCCAGTGTTTGTGGCTGTGGTGCTGTTTGTGCTGTTAACTCCGGGCCTGCTTTTCCAGGTGCCTGGGCACAGTCGGTATGTGGAGTTTGGCAACTTTCAGACCGGCGGTGCATCCATACTGGTCCATTCCCTCCTCTACTTTGCTCTCATTTGCGTCTTTTTGCTGGCCGTCAAGGTTCACTTGTACCTTGGTTAATTACTTCATCGATCCCCAACCCAAAAGAAAATGGGTGCATGCATGCTTTTCTTCACTTGTTACACGAGCTCAGTGTTCTAGCTACGTGTTTGTTTTAAGTTACCGAGTAATAATATTGAGATTGCGGGGCTCCTGATTTCCATGTTCTACATTATTTGAGTCCTCGATCCCTCATATGCAATATCTACCTGTTTTCTGTAATATGATTTATTCTTAAATGTTGCTTAATTAAGAAGTATAATTAAGCTGCAAATCCCATACTATTAATGTCTCTAAAATAATGTCTGCTAATTAGCATCTTCTGCCTTGCTACTCAAATTAATGTTTTGCTATAGCTAGCTCAAGAGCCAAGAGAAAGGACTTCCAAAACTCAAATTCATGTGAAATTGTCCAACTCCAACTAGACAAAATATGCTGGGAATTGGGACATTTATACCGTACGTGGCAATTGATTTCCTTTAGTCAGGGGATATTCTGACAGTTTATGTACTTTAGTCAGAGGATATTGATCtcgaagtaaaaaaatatttgcttgCAACAAAGGGCAGTTGTCTGCTTCTAACGTACGGTTGCagttgaaaatatataatattgttcaTATCATGAAGTTACCATATATCTTGCTTCCATGAAGACCGATTATTGGTGATCACGCTTGTTGAGGATTCTCCAGAATCACCTCCAGATTCTTAGCCATCCTCCCTCACTTGTAGTAGCTGATCCTTAATCGTAGCAATGTAATCTTTTACATTTATGTTGTGATTCTTTCCTTCTTATATGCACAGCTATACATGTATACgatttctatataaatgaaatacgGTCTCCACCTCAAGTGTGGTGGTTTTGCATAACGTTCACATGGTATCAGTTGACCAATAGGTTGAAttccgaattttttttttcccttcctccTCAAGGCCGAGCCTCTTTCCTTCAATACCATGGTTCACAGAAGTCGTTTGAAGGAGGATTTCATttctaattagatattaaaaagtTTGGGCGTCGTCTCGATCGTTTCCGTACGTAATGACCCTGCATAAGTATGGTAAGAGCTGATCGAGCAGCTGCTGCATGCAGTTGCTTCATTGCTTAAATGCCTTTTTCAGCAACATCGATCTGGGTGGGTCGTGACACTGCAATATGCATGGGATAATATTTTGCCTTATCTATTTCCTATTGGCTTCGCTTTATGAAGTGGCCTTGCTTTGCATGGCAACTTAAACAAAGATGCCCACAAAATGGACATGCTACACCATCAATTTGCTTTAATTAAAAAGACGTTGATTTTTGGTATGCATAAAGTTTTATTGATGAGAATTAATGCTTGGATCCTCATAATGGGTCTCGAGCATTTCTTTCGatggtatatttttattttttacttaatgattaaggaagtcttgtttaatgatattgtgatttcttttctttttttttaaaaattaaagatatttaagaataccaaaagaatgaatgaaaacaaaaaaaaaaaaatagaaaaacttaTTTTCGCCTTCTCGGGAGATCCACAGGCTACATCCCTCAGGGGATATTGTAGCACTGCTCTTTATTGATCGTGAATCAAATTAAAAGAGATGTTTGGAGAGTGACTGAATGGGGGCCATGACTGACGCGTTGGACCCCTAGTTATGAATAATTTTACGATTAGAAATACTTATTTTAGTTATAgaatgattttataaaagtgaaaacttaaaaattgaTGTTCTTTAAtgtaatatgttaaattataaaattatttttactgtaAAACAGATTTAATGGATTAcatgaaattatatcaatttataagtctatttttgtaaaatttctatgactgtagcactttttttttgtgatatatataCCAAAATATATACATTTGCATATATTCACAATTTGTTAACTTAATTAGGTATAataccaatttataataagctTAATTTCCAAAGGTAACTAATTGATACTCGATGCATCCATAGAGATCagtaaaaagggaaaaaacaaggaaagaaagaaggaattgAAGGGAATTATTTGTAAGATCGATGCACTTTGGAAGCATATATGCATCGGggtgaataatttttcttgaagTACTGTTTCGGGGGATCAAATGGTGATGGATCTAAAATTGTAaaagtataataataataataataataataacaattacaGACGTCGGTCCAGGCTCTAGCTAGcataaaccaaaaataaatagtacACAACATATACATCCTTTCGATGGATGAAGTACCGTTTGATGATAAGCTTGCCCATGACGCACGCTAGCCATCACGAttcaattaaaagaaaaaaagcttccgtgtattaatattttttaagttgtgcACACTTTAAAGTATCCAAGAACAACaactactaaataaaaaataaaaaaagattaatttgtCGTCGTTACGGAAATGATAAGTGCCATTTAAAGAGCTCGAGTGACATGTAGACACGTGCATGTTGCCACGGTTTTGGCTTCTACTTGAAGGCACGCACCGACCGACCTTGCCTTGTCAAGGTGTAGCCACCAGCCAGAAGATCACATCTTCTTCTTTAGTGATATATACTCAGAACTCTacctttctttaatttattcctTTCTTCTTTGCCAAATCAGTgttattatagatagatatata from Carya illinoinensis cultivar Pawnee chromosome 6, C.illinoinensisPawnee_v1, whole genome shotgun sequence includes:
- the LOC122312887 gene encoding uncharacterized protein LOC122312887; its protein translation is MSDWGPVFVAVVLFVLLTPGLLFQVPGHSRYVEFGNFQTGGASILVHSLLYFALICVFLLAVKVHLYLG